In the genome of Leucobacter luti, one region contains:
- a CDS encoding HtaA domain-containing protein, producing the protein MYARRAFRGIAAGLVAAALFSGGVFADPAIAIDEAAGASQAEIGAASDASELLTPTDDPPTAADDTGVVQHAGDVLAPETPALPSESSDESNPNTAIGDGSEDPASPLPADGAEVPGPVAPTGEAASVPGAVDDRVAQTAKPAMKLVPKISAKNSLAVQASVTGMPSDVTEVTAIMLSQLDEERIESNRTAITPIGTVTSPVVNGAVDLTLKASLGELTRDTAYAVVLWPTASELTVDSILVRGDVVLTNDQWDELYGTVPAAVAEVGSLQWGVLDRFRAYIEGDIAKGEIMTLGAAKYDGTKFNLPQIAGGKWNAQSKTGSVQYSGGMRFYGHDGQLDLSFENPVITVKSANRAELTVYSESYDFKAEKWVERTAVLATIDLSTATRTERKGGAVRWAGASATLTKIGNVMLEGYYKEGQRLDPITFTVGAESKDVKPVPPATKPKPKPITTKPVPKPLVPAPNASEGGAQAAGSLSWGVSSAFAKYVTGPIAKGEVSTTGVGGSGGAYLFPQAAGGSWDTATQTGSVQYSGVVSFTGHKGLLQEGVSNPMIQVTGPDSAVIYSGGAQWGTLNLGAASKSVGANGEVTWSGVPVTGGFSGGASGGNQYSLPADPLTFTVGVASGVSYGSTAVSNESLKRTAASAPPTTTGIRILTDAKKLVPGGEIEFEAAGFESKEREALVVLYPGAIVLDEAAGADAAGTLRWLGTIPEDTELGEYVITVQGSTDAGAVIEVREPEKKSKAAAKQKTVEELAAEATQAAPAAAGILPTESSPVWVWWAASAGLLLIAGTMGGLVVAQRKRAAAGVDTQLSPGNAPPPRNMGATRGKPAARPSPTRRTPVHTTQHPGSAVSRRAVVILGAGLLAAGSLAVPAAATAATAAPIHATTDAACSVSAATLTWGVKESFRSYISGSIANGEWTVSDDMRYETPNFIWDTATAAFASDLESGNIGFTGAVHFTGHDGAMKLDLADPVLEFDGADTAYLTLTIGATDSADAGGEATAAPVRAAKIDLADAVTSGGTELSIQSAVPRLTAEGAAAFNGDYGSYVAGEELDPITLTATVSGCALGEATAVTPAPTAPTDPADPVDPVTPVDGGETAAPAIPWLPIAIGGVALLVIGVTGGMLLAGRKKPQATASEQAASQPTATQDPTSEG; encoded by the coding sequence ATGTACGCACGTAGGGCTTTCCGTGGAATTGCCGCGGGACTTGTGGCAGCAGCGCTCTTCTCGGGGGGCGTGTTTGCGGATCCAGCGATCGCCATAGACGAGGCTGCGGGAGCCTCTCAGGCCGAGATCGGAGCGGCTTCCGACGCCAGCGAGCTCCTGACTCCAACCGATGATCCACCCACGGCTGCAGACGATACGGGTGTTGTCCAACATGCTGGGGACGTGCTAGCCCCTGAGACTCCAGCACTGCCCTCGGAGTCTTCAGACGAATCGAATCCGAATACCGCGATCGGCGACGGCTCTGAAGACCCCGCGTCACCGCTGCCCGCAGACGGTGCAGAAGTTCCTGGTCCAGTCGCCCCGACTGGCGAAGCCGCCTCTGTCCCAGGGGCGGTGGATGACCGAGTAGCTCAGACGGCGAAGCCCGCAATGAAACTCGTTCCCAAAATCTCGGCGAAGAACAGCCTGGCGGTTCAAGCTAGCGTGACGGGAATGCCGAGTGACGTCACTGAAGTTACCGCCATCATGCTTTCTCAGCTCGACGAAGAACGGATTGAAAGCAACCGGACGGCTATCACCCCTATTGGCACCGTGACTTCTCCCGTCGTCAACGGTGCAGTTGACCTGACGCTCAAGGCTTCGCTCGGCGAACTGACTCGTGACACGGCATACGCCGTGGTGTTGTGGCCCACTGCTTCCGAACTGACGGTGGACTCGATTCTTGTTCGTGGCGACGTCGTGCTGACGAATGATCAGTGGGATGAGCTCTATGGAACGGTGCCGGCCGCCGTCGCCGAAGTCGGGAGTCTCCAATGGGGCGTGCTGGACAGATTCCGCGCCTATATTGAAGGTGACATAGCCAAGGGAGAAATCATGACCCTTGGTGCCGCGAAGTATGACGGGACAAAATTTAACCTGCCTCAGATCGCAGGCGGGAAATGGAATGCTCAGTCGAAGACTGGAAGTGTTCAGTACTCGGGCGGAATGCGATTTTACGGTCACGACGGTCAGCTGGATCTCAGCTTCGAGAATCCCGTCATCACGGTGAAGAGCGCGAATCGTGCTGAGTTGACGGTGTACTCAGAGTCCTACGATTTCAAAGCGGAGAAGTGGGTCGAGCGCACGGCCGTGCTCGCAACTATCGACCTATCGACCGCGACGCGCACTGAGCGTAAGGGTGGTGCAGTCCGCTGGGCAGGCGCCAGTGCGACGCTCACCAAGATCGGAAACGTGATGCTCGAGGGCTACTACAAGGAGGGCCAGCGCCTCGACCCGATCACCTTTACGGTGGGGGCAGAGTCCAAGGATGTGAAGCCTGTCCCCCCTGCGACGAAGCCGAAGCCGAAGCCAATCACGACGAAGCCTGTCCCGAAACCGCTCGTGCCCGCACCGAACGCGAGTGAGGGTGGCGCCCAGGCAGCTGGGTCGCTGAGCTGGGGTGTCTCCAGCGCCTTCGCGAAATATGTCACTGGTCCGATCGCCAAAGGTGAGGTGTCCACGACAGGTGTAGGCGGGTCCGGGGGAGCGTATCTCTTCCCCCAGGCGGCAGGAGGCAGCTGGGACACGGCAACTCAGACCGGATCAGTGCAGTACTCCGGTGTCGTCTCCTTCACCGGGCATAAAGGCCTGTTGCAGGAGGGCGTGAGTAACCCGATGATTCAGGTCACCGGACCCGACTCGGCCGTCATCTACTCGGGTGGTGCGCAATGGGGCACCCTCAACCTCGGTGCGGCTTCCAAATCCGTCGGTGCGAACGGCGAGGTCACCTGGAGCGGAGTGCCCGTCACTGGCGGCTTTTCCGGCGGAGCCTCTGGCGGCAACCAGTACTCGCTGCCTGCAGATCCCTTGACCTTCACTGTGGGCGTGGCCAGCGGTGTCAGCTACGGCAGCACCGCAGTGAGTAACGAGTCACTGAAGCGCACTGCAGCGTCAGCGCCGCCGACGACGACGGGGATTCGGATCCTGACCGATGCCAAGAAGCTTGTGCCCGGTGGCGAGATTGAGTTCGAGGCAGCAGGCTTCGAGTCGAAAGAGCGCGAGGCGCTCGTGGTCCTGTACCCCGGGGCCATCGTGCTTGATGAGGCAGCTGGAGCTGACGCAGCTGGCACGCTGCGCTGGCTCGGCACGATTCCCGAGGACACCGAGCTGGGGGAGTACGTCATCACTGTGCAGGGCAGCACGGACGCTGGCGCTGTGATTGAGGTCCGCGAACCCGAGAAGAAATCCAAAGCCGCGGCGAAGCAGAAAACTGTCGAGGAACTTGCGGCCGAGGCGACACAGGCAGCACCGGCAGCTGCTGGGATCCTTCCGACTGAGAGTAGCCCAGTGTGGGTCTGGTGGGCAGCGTCCGCAGGCCTGCTACTCATCGCCGGAACGATGGGTGGCCTCGTCGTTGCGCAGCGAAAGCGCGCAGCCGCGGGCGTCGATACCCAGCTCAGCCCAGGCAACGCACCCCCGCCCCGTAATATGGGTGCCACTCGCGGGAAGCCCGCGGCGCGCCCCAGCCCCACAAGGAGAACACCCGTGCACACCACTCAGCACCCCGGCAGCGCGGTCTCGCGACGCGCAGTAGTGATCCTCGGCGCGGGTCTGCTCGCAGCCGGATCCCTCGCGGTGCCAGCAGCTGCGACAGCCGCCACCGCGGCCCCAATCCACGCGACCACCGATGCAGCATGCAGCGTGAGCGCAGCCACACTGACCTGGGGCGTGAAAGAGAGTTTCCGTTCGTACATCAGCGGCTCGATCGCGAATGGTGAGTGGACCGTCAGCGATGACATGCGCTACGAAACTCCGAACTTTATTTGGGACACGGCGACCGCAGCGTTCGCCAGCGATCTGGAATCAGGCAACATCGGGTTCACGGGTGCGGTGCACTTTACCGGCCACGATGGCGCAATGAAGCTTGACCTCGCCGACCCCGTGCTCGAGTTCGACGGCGCCGACACCGCCTACCTGACCCTCACCATCGGGGCCACCGACTCGGCAGATGCCGGAGGCGAAGCGACAGCGGCACCGGTACGCGCTGCGAAGATCGACCTCGCTGACGCGGTGACGTCCGGCGGCACCGAACTCAGCATTCAGAGCGCGGTTCCGCGCCTCACCGCAGAGGGCGCAGCGGCGTTCAACGGCGACTACGGTAGCTACGTCGCGGGAGAGGAACTCGACCCAATCACCCTCACCGCCACGGTGTCCGGCTGCGCACTCGGTGAAGCGACTGCCGTGACTCCCGCCCCCACCGCTCCAACGGATCCTGCGGACCCAGTCGATCCGGTAACTCCGGTCGACGGTGGCGAAACTGCGGCGCCCGCGATCCCGTGGCTCCCGATCGCGATCGGCGGCGTCGCCCTGCTCGTGATCGGCGTCACCGGAGGCATGCTACTCGCGGGCCGCAAGAAGCCGCAAGCCACAGCCTCCGAGCAAGCCGCGTCACAGCCGACCGCGACGCAGGATCCCACTTCGGAGGGATAA
- a CDS encoding heme ABC transporter ATP-binding protein, producing MNARHIALPTVAPIGEVVCEADAIVLKRGGRALLDGVSLDVRAGEVLALLGPNGAGKSTLLSVLSGDLTPDSGEARFSGRPLSEWSLGDLSRRRSVLLQDNQLLFPFTVHQVVEMGRAPWRRTPREDDDNEAIGEAITAADIGHLGNRRVPSLSGGERARTAFARVMAGRTGVLMLDEPTAALDLGHQEAVLGLARERAAAGDAVLVVLHDLNLAAAYSDRIALLRDGRIAACDVPDRVLTAEIVSDVYRTPVEVIPHPVTGQGIVMPKRRV from the coding sequence ATGAACGCCCGACACATTGCGCTCCCCACGGTCGCCCCGATCGGCGAAGTGGTCTGCGAAGCTGATGCAATCGTGCTCAAGCGTGGCGGACGTGCGCTGCTCGACGGCGTATCGCTCGACGTGCGCGCAGGCGAGGTTCTCGCACTGCTCGGCCCGAACGGTGCCGGGAAGTCTACGCTGCTGAGCGTACTCTCCGGGGACCTGACGCCGGATAGCGGGGAGGCTCGCTTCAGTGGGCGCCCGCTCTCTGAGTGGTCGCTCGGTGACCTCTCGCGGCGACGCAGCGTACTGCTGCAGGACAACCAGCTCTTGTTCCCGTTCACGGTGCACCAGGTTGTTGAGATGGGCCGTGCGCCGTGGCGCCGCACCCCGCGCGAAGACGACGACAATGAGGCGATCGGCGAGGCAATCACGGCCGCAGACATCGGACACCTCGGAAACCGGCGCGTACCGTCACTCTCGGGCGGAGAGCGCGCACGCACCGCGTTCGCGCGCGTGATGGCCGGGCGCACTGGCGTGCTGATGCTTGACGAGCCGACTGCCGCACTCGACCTCGGACACCAGGAAGCGGTGCTGGGGCTCGCGCGCGAGCGAGCGGCCGCCGGGGACGCGGTGCTCGTCGTGCTGCACGATCTGAATCTCGCGGCGGCGTACTCCGATCGCATCGCGCTGCTGCGCGACGGCCGGATTGCCGCGTGCGATGTGCCGGACCGAGTGCTTACTGCAGAAATCGTGAGCGATGTCTACCGCACCCCGGTAGAGGTGATCCCCCACCCCGTAACGGGGCAGGGGATCGTAATGCCGAAGCGCCGCGTGTAG
- a CDS encoding iron ABC transporter permease, which translates to MTTSHRTASRHAAKTTILFSALGIALIASVLISAGTGQLGIPPQEVLGSLLHRIGIDWLPMPSHPAGDQTLWAIRFPRVAMAALVGAGLAVSGLLMQAIFGNPLAEPGVIGISSGAAVGAGLAIVFGLTIFGEWTTAVFAFIFGLGATLVVYGMSRAEGKTEVVTLVLTGVAVNAMGGAGIALLTFLGDTQSREQIVFWQLGSLAGSRWSQVLIIAPIIAVGLIAAYIAARKLDLLSLGERNARHLGVNVELLRIVMIFVVALLVGAAVAFAGIIAFVGLVIPHLMRMLLGPAHLPLVTASALGGALLLTLADLAARTLVPMADMPIGMLTALVGGPFFFWLLRRTRKRSGGWG; encoded by the coding sequence ATGACCACCTCCCACAGAACCGCTTCGCGGCACGCCGCAAAGACGACGATCCTGTTCAGCGCCCTCGGCATCGCCCTGATCGCTTCTGTCTTGATCTCGGCGGGAACGGGCCAGCTCGGAATTCCACCGCAGGAGGTCTTAGGATCCCTGCTGCATCGGATCGGGATCGATTGGCTTCCCATGCCGTCGCACCCGGCAGGCGATCAGACCCTGTGGGCGATCCGCTTCCCCCGCGTCGCAATGGCAGCCCTCGTGGGTGCAGGGTTGGCCGTGTCCGGTCTCCTGATGCAGGCAATCTTTGGGAACCCGCTCGCAGAGCCGGGCGTCATTGGCATCTCTTCCGGTGCAGCAGTCGGCGCGGGCCTCGCGATCGTCTTTGGCCTCACCATCTTTGGTGAGTGGACCACCGCGGTGTTCGCGTTTATCTTTGGCCTCGGAGCCACACTTGTGGTCTACGGGATGAGCCGCGCGGAGGGGAAAACTGAGGTGGTCACCCTCGTGCTGACGGGCGTGGCAGTCAATGCGATGGGTGGCGCGGGTATTGCGCTCCTCACGTTTCTCGGAGACACCCAATCACGCGAGCAGATCGTCTTCTGGCAGCTCGGGAGTCTCGCCGGGAGCCGCTGGTCCCAGGTGCTCATCATCGCGCCGATTATCGCGGTGGGCTTGATCGCGGCATACATTGCCGCACGCAAGCTCGATCTGCTCTCCCTGGGTGAGCGGAACGCACGCCACCTCGGCGTAAATGTCGAGCTGCTCCGGATCGTCATGATCTTCGTTGTCGCCCTGCTCGTCGGAGCAGCCGTCGCGTTCGCCGGCATCATCGCGTTTGTCGGGCTCGTGATCCCGCACCTCATGCGCATGCTCCTGGGTCCCGCGCACCTTCCGTTGGTCACCGCGAGCGCACTCGGCGGTGCGCTGCTGCTGACTCTTGCGGATCTCGCAGCGCGCACACTTGTTCCGATGGCAGACATGCCGATCGGTATGCTCACCGCGCTCGTCGGCGGCCCGTTCTTCTTCTGGCTGCTGCGACGAACGCGCAAACGGAGCGGAGGCTGGGGATGA
- a CDS encoding hemin ABC transporter substrate-binding protein: protein MHSTRGMRARRTLALATIALLSLGLAACQTPASSTSGTESEAVALPPLSEITPVADPSNVEGPSTARIGGPSIAPLPDPPAPELPVTVTSHDRTGDTEITVTDTSRVLALSLSGSLGELVHAYGLSDQLVGRDISTNFPGAEDLPVVTKDGHSIDAEGVLALSPTVILTDGSIGPVDVVLQLRDAGIPVITVERSVDAETTYETAQQVADALGVGSAAPPLIETLKQAIADKEAEVAKLLPADAEKLPRVAFLYVRGTAGIYYLFGEGSGVDSLIRSIGALDVAEEIGWKGEKPMTDEALIAIDPDVILVMTKGLESAGGVDGLLAAQPSIALTTAGKNRRIIDVDDTLLFAGGTRIPDVIDGLARAIYAPDSLK from the coding sequence ATGCACTCGACTCGCGGCATGCGTGCGCGACGCACACTCGCCCTAGCCACGATCGCCCTGCTGAGCCTGGGACTCGCGGCATGTCAGACCCCCGCGTCCTCCACTTCGGGCACTGAGAGTGAAGCGGTCGCGCTTCCCCCGCTGTCTGAGATCACTCCGGTGGCGGATCCGAGCAACGTTGAGGGCCCCTCGACCGCGCGCATCGGTGGCCCGTCGATCGCCCCACTTCCCGACCCGCCCGCACCCGAGCTGCCGGTCACGGTCACCTCACACGACCGCACCGGGGACACTGAAATCACAGTGACTGACACCTCACGGGTGCTCGCGCTTTCGCTGAGTGGATCGCTCGGCGAACTCGTGCACGCGTACGGACTGTCTGATCAGCTTGTCGGGCGCGACATTTCGACCAACTTCCCAGGAGCCGAGGATCTCCCGGTCGTCACGAAAGACGGCCACTCGATTGACGCGGAGGGCGTGCTCGCACTGAGCCCAACGGTGATTCTCACGGACGGCAGCATCGGCCCAGTAGACGTCGTGCTGCAACTGCGTGATGCCGGGATCCCGGTGATCACCGTTGAACGATCGGTCGATGCTGAAACAACCTACGAGACTGCGCAGCAGGTTGCCGACGCACTGGGGGTCGGCTCCGCGGCACCCCCGCTCATCGAGACCCTGAAACAAGCGATTGCGGACAAAGAAGCAGAGGTCGCGAAACTGTTGCCGGCAGACGCTGAGAAGCTGCCGCGTGTCGCGTTCCTCTACGTCCGCGGCACCGCTGGGATCTACTACCTCTTTGGTGAAGGCAGCGGGGTGGATAGCCTGATTCGATCGATCGGTGCGCTCGACGTCGCCGAAGAGATCGGGTGGAAGGGTGAGAAGCCCATGACCGACGAGGCACTGATCGCGATTGACCCGGATGTGATCCTCGTGATGACCAAGGGGCTCGAGAGTGCTGGCGGGGTCGATGGATTGCTGGCGGCCCAGCCGAGTATCGCGCTCACCACGGCGGGCAAGAATCGCAGGATCATTGATGTGGATGACACGCTCCTGTTCGCAGGAGGTACCCGCATCCCGGACGTGATCGACGGTCTTGCCCGAGCGATCTACGCACCGGATTCGCTCAAGTAA
- a CDS encoding LytR C-terminal domain-containing protein: MAKRTEDAGVRRGTRQDYPEDRFDRVERTGRVGAHRVTARPRYTWQYIIAALLGFAVLTTLGVLTVHTIGDSGKLPISGTSPSSTAEQSAPEAKLDPDATVAILNGTTTENLAAALDQIISTEKWGSILFSGSAAESNVEISAVFYSDPADAPAAAGLAAKLGGLSTYTTSDYDSYNAKLVVLLGADYQGPGLAEAAEMTATAAATPGGEISMGNETVPEGTPEIDPATGWEIDPATGFPIDPATGLATDPAAATS, encoded by the coding sequence GTGGCGAAGAGGACCGAAGACGCTGGAGTGCGTCGTGGGACCCGCCAGGACTACCCCGAAGATCGCTTCGACCGGGTCGAGCGCACCGGCCGAGTTGGCGCGCACCGCGTCACCGCTCGGCCCCGCTACACGTGGCAGTACATTATTGCTGCGCTGCTCGGCTTTGCTGTGCTGACAACGCTTGGGGTGTTGACCGTGCACACGATCGGTGACTCGGGCAAGCTTCCGATCTCCGGCACGTCGCCCAGCTCAACCGCTGAGCAGAGCGCACCCGAGGCGAAGCTGGATCCGGACGCGACAGTTGCGATCCTGAATGGCACCACTACTGAAAACCTCGCGGCTGCGCTCGACCAGATCATCTCCACCGAAAAGTGGGGCTCGATCCTCTTCTCCGGAAGCGCTGCCGAATCCAACGTCGAGATCTCCGCAGTGTTCTACTCTGATCCAGCGGATGCTCCCGCCGCTGCGGGCCTTGCCGCGAAACTCGGGGGGTTGTCGACGTACACGACCTCCGACTACGACTCGTATAACGCGAAGCTCGTGGTGCTGCTCGGTGCCGACTATCAGGGCCCCGGCCTCGCAGAGGCTGCGGAGATGACGGCGACTGCTGCCGCAACTCCGGGCGGCGAGATCAGCATGGGCAATGAAACCGTGCCCGAGGGAACACCAGAAATCGATCCGGCTACCGGCTGGGAAATTGACCCTGCAACAGGCTTCCCGATCGATCCTGCGACCGGTCTCGCCACCGATCCGGCCGCTGCCACTTCCTAA
- the groL gene encoding chaperonin GroEL (60 kDa chaperone family; promotes refolding of misfolded polypeptides especially under stressful conditions; forms two stacked rings of heptamers to form a barrel-shaped 14mer; ends can be capped by GroES; misfolded proteins enter the barrel where they are refolded when GroES binds), which translates to MAKIIAFDEEARRGLERGLNILADAVKVTLGPRGRNVVLEKKWGAPTITNDGVSIAKEIELDDPYEKIGAELVKEVAKKTDDVAGDGTTTATVLAQALVREGLRNVAAGSDPIAIKKGIEKAVAAMTAKLLENAKEIETTAEIAATASISAADEQIGALIAEAIDKVGKEGVVTVEESNTFGTELELTEGMRFDKGYLSAYFVTDADRQEAVFEDPYVLIVNGKVSNIKDLLPVVDPVIQSGKQLLIIAEDVEGEALATLVLNKIRGIFKSAAVKAPGFGDRRKAMLQDIAILTGGQVISEEVGLKLENTTLDMLGTARKVIITKDETTIVQGGGEEEAIQGRVAQIRREIESTDSDYDREKLQERLAKLAGGVAVIKAGAATEVELKERKHRIEDAVRNAKAAVEEGVLPGGGVALIQAGKDVFGALELSDSEAVGARIVQAAIEAPLRQIALNAGLEPGVVVDRVANLPIGHGLNAATGEYGDLVAQGILDPAKVTRSALQNAASIAGLFLTTEVVVADKPEPAGAPQGGDPTGGMDF; encoded by the coding sequence ATGGCAAAGATCATTGCGTTTGATGAGGAAGCACGTCGTGGGCTTGAGCGAGGCCTGAACATTCTCGCTGATGCCGTGAAGGTGACGCTCGGCCCGCGCGGTCGCAACGTCGTCCTCGAGAAGAAGTGGGGCGCCCCCACGATCACGAACGACGGCGTCTCCATCGCCAAGGAGATCGAGCTCGACGACCCGTACGAGAAGATCGGCGCTGAGCTGGTCAAGGAGGTCGCCAAGAAGACTGACGACGTCGCAGGTGACGGCACCACGACCGCTACCGTTCTCGCTCAGGCGCTCGTGCGCGAGGGCCTGCGCAACGTTGCTGCCGGCAGCGATCCCATCGCAATCAAGAAGGGCATCGAGAAGGCTGTTGCAGCCATGACCGCGAAGCTTCTCGAGAACGCCAAGGAGATCGAGACCACCGCCGAGATCGCCGCGACCGCGTCCATCTCTGCCGCTGACGAGCAGATCGGTGCGCTGATCGCCGAGGCCATCGACAAGGTCGGCAAGGAAGGCGTTGTCACGGTCGAGGAGTCGAACACCTTCGGCACCGAGCTTGAGCTCACCGAAGGCATGCGCTTCGACAAGGGTTACCTCTCCGCATACTTCGTCACGGACGCGGATCGCCAGGAAGCTGTCTTCGAGGATCCCTACGTCCTCATCGTCAATGGCAAGGTCTCCAACATCAAGGACCTGCTCCCCGTCGTTGATCCCGTCATCCAGTCGGGCAAGCAGCTGCTCATCATTGCTGAGGACGTCGAGGGCGAAGCGCTCGCCACGCTCGTGCTCAACAAGATCCGCGGCATCTTCAAGTCGGCAGCCGTCAAGGCTCCGGGCTTCGGCGATCGTCGCAAGGCCATGCTGCAGGACATCGCGATCCTGACCGGCGGCCAGGTCATCTCCGAGGAAGTCGGGCTCAAGCTCGAGAACACCACCCTCGACATGCTCGGCACCGCACGCAAGGTCATCATCACCAAGGACGAGACCACCATCGTCCAGGGTGGCGGCGAAGAAGAAGCGATCCAGGGCCGCGTGGCTCAGATCCGCCGCGAGATTGAAAGCACCGACAGCGATTACGATCGTGAGAAGCTCCAGGAGCGCCTCGCGAAGCTCGCAGGCGGCGTTGCAGTCATCAAGGCTGGCGCGGCTACCGAGGTCGAGCTGAAGGAGCGCAAGCACCGCATCGAGGACGCTGTTCGCAACGCGAAGGCGGCTGTCGAGGAGGGCGTGCTGCCCGGTGGCGGCGTTGCCCTGATCCAGGCTGGCAAGGACGTATTCGGGGCGCTTGAGCTCAGCGACAGCGAGGCCGTGGGCGCTCGCATCGTGCAGGCTGCGATCGAGGCACCGCTGCGCCAGATCGCGCTCAACGCAGGCCTCGAGCCCGGCGTTGTCGTCGATCGCGTTGCGAACCTTCCGATCGGACACGGCCTCAACGCCGCGACCGGCGAGTACGGCGACCTGGTTGCTCAGGGGATCCTCGACCCGGCGAAGGTCACGCGCTCAGCGCTGCAGAACGCTGCGTCGATCGCAGGTCTCTTCCTCACCACCGAGGTCGTTGTTGCTGACAAGCCGGAGCCGGCTGGCGCCCCGCAGGGCGGCGACCCGACCGGTGGCATGGACTTCTAA
- a CDS encoding type IV toxin-antitoxin system AbiEi family antitoxin domain-containing protein, whose protein sequence is MLLFSTLHSVGGIMRMRDVIDRGWSRHAVDRYRLAGRLIRPQRGWIALPETDPELLFAARHGVMLSCMSLVARHGLWVPEPLRQLHIAARTQKSRMPEGRHVRHWGTPVVRREPHALVDRIENALVFAVDCLSAEGAHAVWESALRKGAVNRATLAELPLRDRERALLDECTQFSDSGLESYVARRLRALRLRVVAQAVILGHRVDFLINEWLVLQIDGGHHVGRQRDEDNWLDAQLLLNGIVTIRVSQRQVDHHWPRVQQLIMTAVSQGRPRR, encoded by the coding sequence ATGCTCCTCTTCAGTACACTGCACTCCGTCGGCGGGATCATGCGGATGCGCGATGTGATCGATCGAGGGTGGAGCCGTCACGCCGTCGATCGCTACCGCCTGGCGGGTCGCTTGATCCGGCCACAGCGAGGATGGATCGCCCTTCCTGAGACGGATCCTGAACTCCTGTTCGCAGCAAGGCACGGCGTCATGCTCAGCTGTATGTCTCTCGTCGCACGGCACGGCCTGTGGGTACCGGAACCCCTGCGGCAGCTCCACATCGCGGCCCGCACACAGAAGTCTCGTATGCCAGAGGGCAGGCACGTCCGCCACTGGGGCACTCCAGTGGTACGCCGCGAACCGCACGCGCTCGTGGATCGCATCGAGAACGCGCTCGTATTCGCTGTGGACTGCCTCAGCGCGGAAGGCGCCCACGCTGTATGGGAGTCGGCACTCCGAAAGGGCGCAGTGAATCGAGCCACACTGGCGGAACTGCCTCTGCGTGACCGCGAGCGGGCTCTGCTCGACGAGTGCACGCAGTTTTCGGACTCGGGACTCGAGAGCTACGTGGCGCGTCGTCTCCGTGCACTGCGTCTGCGGGTGGTGGCGCAAGCGGTGATTCTCGGGCACCGAGTTGACTTCCTGATCAATGAGTGGCTCGTGCTCCAGATCGACGGCGGACACCACGTTGGGCGCCAGCGTGATGAAGACAACTGGCTCGATGCCCAACTCCTGCTGAACGGCATCGTGACGATCAGAGTGAGCCAGCGTCAGGTGGACCACCACTGGCCGAGAGTGCAGCAGCTCATCATGACTGCCGTCTCGCAAGGCCGCCCACGGCGCTGA